From the Pieris napi chromosome 20, ilPieNapi1.2, whole genome shotgun sequence genome, one window contains:
- the LOC125059632 gene encoding uncharacterized protein LOC125059632 encodes MSSESDGDEDGSTKSPVDSKKRRLHNSVKSNDVDKYKPYSKPDYKRSYPDNSNIEEFPVYVQGIKLEDKIGNKNPLHLSKIFKNVKGIKECRRVNAAKIMLVFKQAAAANDFLSHVSLRDNNMKAFVPASSVERVGKIRFIPKECSNADLYHKLMADSEIVGVRRFMKRTCDGLEPLTTISVTFVGTVLPQYVYLDNWRYKVFTYIPPLMQCFKCMKFRHSAKVCRNNQVCSKCSGDHSYKECSAEFLKCVNCGGDHLAVSRFCPQKAAQIKKHENNYSSKMYSTVLLSSDFPQLPSDKSVVKLAHNKLASPTVQPKKKKLSQNSSDSSISVQSTPPNSGSYDHLIKDDQFLGKIIKTLVMLGNSNTANTTAHIKDILIQNLTK; translated from the coding sequence ATGTCTTCAGAGAGTGATGGTGATGAAGACGGGTCTACAAAGTCACCCGTAGACTCGAAAAAGAGGCGATTACATAACTCTGTAAAATCGAACGATGTCGATAAGTATAAGCCTTACTCTAAACCCGATTATAAGCGATCCTACCCGGATAATAGTAACATAGAAGAGTTCCCTGTTTACGTACAGGGAATTAAACTGGAAGATAAGataggtaataaaaatcctttgcatttatcaaaaattttcaaaaacgTGAAGGGCATTAAGGAATGTCGTCGAGTTAATGCGGCCAAAATTATGCTGGTTTTCAAACAAGCTGCAGCTGCTAATGATTTTCTGAGTCACGTTAGCTTACGTGACAATAATATGAAAGCTTTTGTACCAGCCTCTTCGGTGGAGCGAGTGGGTAAAATTCGTTTTATCCCTAAAGAATGCAGTAACGCGGATTTATACCACAAATTAATGGCTGACTCTGAAATTGTTGGTGTTAGACGTTTTATGAAAAGAACTTGTGATGGTTTGGAACCCCTTACTACTATAAGCGTTACCTTTGTAGGTACTGTTCTCCCTCAGTATGTTTATTTAGACAACTGGCGTTACAAAGTTTTCACTTATATTCCTCCTCTCATGCAATGTTTTAAATGCATGAAATTTAGACACAGTGCCAAAGTATGTAGAAACAATCAGGTTTGTTCAAAGTGTTCAGGTGATCATTCCTATAAGGAATGCTCAGCTGAATTTTTAAAGTGTGTTAACTGTGGAGGAGACCACTTGGCAGTATCCAGGTTTTGTCCTCAAAAAGCAGCTCAGATtaaaaaacatgaaaataattattcatctAAAATGTATTCAACTGTATTATTGTCTAGTGATTTTCCTCAGTTACCTAGTGATAAATCAGTTGTAAAGTTGGCTCACAATAAATTAGCTTCACCTACTGTCCAACctaagaaaaaaaagttatcacaAAATTCATCAGATAGTTCAATTTCAGTCCAGTCTACTCCTCCTAATAGTGGTTCCTATGATCACCTCATTAAAGATGATCAGTTCTTgggtaaaattattaaaactttagttATGTTAGGCAATTCTAATACAGCAAACACAACTGCACACATTAAggatatattaatacaaaacttaacaaaataa